In Cyanobacteria bacterium FACHB-DQ100, one genomic interval encodes:
- the murA gene encoding UDP-N-acetylglucosamine 1-carboxyvinyltransferase codes for MAIQEDKAITLAPSLSNSHSSPEERHSVLHIWGRQPLSGHVTISGAKNSALVLMAGSILCSGTCRLRNVPSLLDITRIGEILSALGVKVSHSQGILDLDASEITQSKAPYDLVSQLRASFFVAGPLLARLGVAQVPLPGGCSIGDRPVDLHVKGLQALGAEVIIEHGVVHARLRGNRKRLTGARIYLDFPSVGATENIMMAATLAEGETIIENAAQEPEVVDLANFCRAMGAQIRGAGTNRIVINGVPQLHETEYSVVPDRIEAGTFLLAGAITRSEISLSPIVPDHLSATIAKLSEIGVKVAIDAPDRIRVLPTEQFRGTDIETLPFPGFPTDLQAPFMSLLTLAEGDSMVTEKLFENRLQHVAELNRMGADIRLKGNIAIVRGVPQLSGAPVQGTDLRASAALVIAGLAANGMTTVRGLNHLDRGYDNIEAKLRGLGAKIQRAQEAEIPAAPAESKRS; via the coding sequence ATTGCAATCCAGGAGGATAAGGCCATTACTCTCGCTCCCAGCTTGTCTAACTCCCATTCTTCACCCGAAGAACGCCACTCTGTCCTGCACATCTGGGGTCGCCAGCCCCTGAGTGGACACGTCACCATTAGCGGTGCCAAAAACTCTGCACTCGTCCTGATGGCAGGATCAATCTTATGCTCAGGCACTTGTCGGTTACGCAATGTTCCTTCTCTGTTGGACATCACCCGCATCGGTGAAATCTTGTCCGCATTGGGCGTGAAAGTTTCTCACAGTCAAGGAATTTTAGATCTCGATGCGTCCGAAATTACGCAGTCGAAAGCACCCTATGATTTGGTGAGCCAGCTTAGAGCCAGCTTTTTCGTTGCAGGCCCGCTACTAGCGCGGCTCGGAGTGGCACAGGTTCCCTTACCTGGCGGTTGCTCGATCGGCGATCGACCCGTTGATCTGCACGTCAAAGGATTGCAAGCCCTGGGCGCAGAAGTGATTATCGAACACGGAGTCGTCCATGCTCGTCTTCGTGGCAATCGCAAACGATTAACTGGGGCGCGGATTTATCTCGACTTTCCCAGCGTTGGTGCAACCGAGAACATCATGATGGCGGCAACTCTAGCCGAAGGGGAAACCATCATCGAGAATGCAGCTCAAGAGCCTGAAGTCGTAGATCTAGCAAATTTCTGCCGGGCAATGGGCGCACAAATTCGCGGTGCGGGCACAAATCGCATTGTGATCAATGGGGTGCCGCAACTGCACGAAACCGAGTATTCCGTCGTTCCCGATCGTATCGAAGCTGGAACCTTTTTGCTGGCAGGTGCAATTACACGATCGGAGATTAGCTTATCTCCGATCGTGCCCGATCATCTGAGTGCTACGATCGCGAAGCTGAGTGAAATTGGGGTGAAAGTTGCGATCGATGCACCCGATCGAATTCGGGTACTTCCGACTGAACAATTCCGAGGAACCGACATCGAAACCCTCCCCTTTCCGGGATTTCCAACGGATCTGCAAGCTCCGTTCATGTCGCTTCTAACCTTAGCGGAAGGCGACAGCATGGTTACGGAGAAGCTGTTTGAGAATCGGCTCCAGCACGTTGCAGAGCTAAATCGCATGGGAGCCGACATCCGCTTGAAAGGCAATATTGCGATCGTGCGGGGTGTGCCCCAATTGTCGGGTGCGCCCGTCCAAGGAACCGACTTACGCGCATCTGCCGCCTTAGTGATTGCAGGCTTAGCAGCAAACGGAATGACCACGGTGCGCGGACTAAATCACCTCGATCGTGGGTATGACAACATCGAGGCAAAGCTGCGCGGTTTGGGTGCGAAAATTCAGCGTGCTCAAGAAGCTGAGATTCCAGCGGCTCCGGCCGAATCAAAGCGCAGTTAA
- a CDS encoding NAD(P)H-quinone oxidoreductase subunit O: MPVKKGDMVRVIREKLENSLEAKASDPRFPNYIFETKGEIVDLKGDYAYVKFGTVPTPNIWLRQDQLEPFK; this comes from the coding sequence ATGCCCGTCAAAAAAGGCGACATGGTTCGTGTCATCCGCGAAAAGCTCGAAAACAGCCTCGAAGCCAAAGCCAGTGATCCGCGTTTCCCCAACTACATCTTTGAAACAAAAGGCGAAATCGTTGACCTCAAGGGCGACTATGCTTACGTCAAGTTCGGCACCGTTCCCACACCGAATATTTGGTTGAGACAAGATCAGCTTGAACCCTTCAAATAA
- the lnt gene encoding apolipoprotein N-acyltransferase, protein MKGRTALTIAILSAFLMGLAVAPMSFWWLAWFALTPVWAMTVRTRSIKPTIVWGIVYHGFALHWITGLHPLMWLGLSWAASVSIVAFAWAFITLWGAFCTGIWAWGLARIPNRSIVRVIAGTALWCGLEFVRQWSALDWTSLAYTQSPHNLVILHLGRISGALTVTAAIVAVNGLIAEAWLAKSKKIIASAITLLIILHLIGFGLYQTAIVQSSEAKLTAGIIQGNVPTRQKLFAEGLRKALDGYSSGYRSLADQSVDFVVTPEGALPFLWQGENIRNAVTQAIAEKRVLALLGTFVPEGTRYTQSLIATAPDRSPIARYNKIKLVPLGEYLPFEKLLGGLIGRLSPIDAFMIPGDFNQQFETPIGRIAIGICFDSAFSEVFRHQVANKAEFLITASNLDPYSTVLMAQHEAHDIIRAIETDRWAVRVTNTGYSGIVDPHGRVKWRSQNNQYQTHADTIYRQQTQTFYVKWGNWLTPTLLGITAVLLFFVSRNQR, encoded by the coding sequence ATGAAGGGACGAACAGCGTTGACGATCGCGATTCTCAGCGCTTTTCTGATGGGGCTTGCTGTTGCGCCGATGAGCTTTTGGTGGCTGGCGTGGTTTGCGTTGACTCCAGTTTGGGCGATGACTGTAAGAACACGATCAATTAAACCCACGATCGTTTGGGGCATTGTCTATCACGGCTTTGCACTGCACTGGATCACAGGATTGCATCCATTGATGTGGTTGGGATTATCCTGGGCTGCAAGCGTGTCGATCGTGGCGTTTGCGTGGGCGTTTATTACCTTGTGGGGCGCATTCTGCACAGGAATTTGGGCGTGGGGATTAGCACGAATTCCCAATCGTTCGATTGTGCGAGTGATTGCAGGAACCGCGCTATGGTGCGGATTAGAATTCGTGCGGCAGTGGAGTGCATTGGATTGGACATCGCTGGCTTATACGCAGAGTCCGCATAACTTAGTGATTCTGCATTTGGGGCGAATTTCTGGAGCATTGACCGTAACAGCCGCGATCGTTGCCGTAAATGGATTAATTGCAGAAGCATGGTTAGCCAAAAGTAAAAAAATTATTGCAAGTGCGATCACGCTATTAATCATTCTGCATCTGATCGGATTTGGATTATATCAGACTGCGATCGTACAATCTTCCGAAGCAAAGTTAACCGCAGGAATTATTCAAGGCAATGTTCCAACTCGACAAAAACTATTTGCCGAAGGATTGAGAAAAGCATTAGATGGATATTCATCGGGATATCGATCGCTTGCAGATCAATCCGTTGATTTTGTTGTAACTCCAGAAGGCGCTTTACCGTTTCTGTGGCAGGGCGAAAACATCCGAAATGCTGTCACGCAAGCGATCGCAGAAAAACGAGTTTTAGCGTTGCTTGGAACTTTTGTGCCAGAAGGAACGCGATACACGCAAAGCTTAATTGCAACTGCACCCGATAGAAGTCCGATCGCTCGCTACAACAAAATCAAATTAGTTCCATTAGGTGAGTATTTGCCATTTGAAAAATTACTGGGTGGATTAATTGGGCGCTTATCTCCGATCGACGCTTTCATGATTCCGGGCGATTTTAACCAACAGTTTGAGACACCCATTGGACGAATTGCGATCGGCATTTGTTTTGATTCTGCATTCTCAGAAGTCTTTCGTCATCAAGTTGCAAACAAGGCGGAGTTTCTCATCACTGCATCAAACTTAGATCCCTACAGCACTGTATTAATGGCACAACATGAAGCTCATGACATTATTCGGGCGATCGAAACCGATCGCTGGGCAGTGCGCGTGACAAATACCGGATATTCGGGCATTGTTGATCCGCATGGTCGCGTCAAATGGCGATCGCAAAACAATCAATACCAAACACACGCAGACACAATCTATCGCCAGCAAACACAGACTTTCTATGTGAAATGGGGTAATTGGCTAACCCCGACATTATTAGGAATAACCGCCGTTTTGCTGTTCTTCGTAAGCCGCAATCAACGGTAG
- a CDS encoding CopG family transcriptional regulator → MGGKTDLERVVAYVPPEWKKDLEAWAQADERSVSWLVSKLIERALQERREQQSSTETVNLR, encoded by the coding sequence ATGGGCGGAAAAACAGACTTAGAGCGAGTGGTTGCCTATGTGCCTCCGGAGTGGAAGAAGGATCTAGAAGCATGGGCACAAGCGGACGAACGATCGGTCTCCTGGCTCGTTTCAAAGTTAATTGAACGAGCACTGCAGGAACGACGAGAGCAACAAAGCTCTACAGAGACTGTAAACTTGCGTTGA
- the map gene encoding type I methionyl aminopeptidase: protein MNLQNLLSIAKPATQHRGIVLLSARELDKMRTVGKLAAQLLDYLEPLVQPGVSTQELNDEADRWMKEHGAISATLGYAPPNHPPYPGSICTSVNEVVCHGIPSPKQILKDGDIINIDVTPILDGYHGDTSRMFLVGNPSEAARKLVEVTKEAMMRGIAAVKPGARVGDIGAAIQEYAEANGFSVVRDMVGHGVGRVFHTEPQIPHFGKRGTGVKLRPGMVFTIEPMLNEGTYELKFLSDRWTVITKDKKLSAQFEHTIAVTDNGYEILTLP from the coding sequence ATGAATCTGCAAAATTTATTGTCCATTGCCAAACCTGCAACTCAACATCGTGGGATTGTTCTGCTTTCAGCGCGGGAACTCGACAAAATGCGGACAGTGGGCAAGCTTGCAGCACAGTTGTTGGATTATCTTGAGCCTTTGGTACAACCGGGAGTTAGCACTCAAGAATTGAATGACGAAGCCGATCGCTGGATGAAAGAACACGGTGCAATCAGCGCCACACTCGGCTATGCTCCTCCAAATCATCCGCCTTATCCCGGTTCCATTTGCACTAGCGTTAACGAAGTCGTTTGTCACGGCATTCCCAGCCCCAAGCAGATTCTTAAAGACGGCGACATTATTAATATTGATGTCACTCCGATTCTCGATGGTTATCACGGGGATACATCGAGAATGTTTCTGGTTGGGAATCCTTCGGAGGCGGCTCGAAAGTTAGTCGAAGTGACAAAAGAAGCAATGATGCGCGGCATTGCGGCAGTGAAACCGGGTGCAAGGGTCGGGGATATTGGTGCGGCGATTCAGGAGTATGCTGAGGCGAATGGTTTCTCAGTTGTGCGCGATATGGTGGGTCATGGGGTGGGACGAGTGTTTCACACAGAACCGCAGATTCCACACTTTGGCAAGCGAGGAACAGGGGTGAAGCTGCGTCCGGGAATGGTGTTTACGATCGAACCCATGCTGAACGAAGGCACGTATGAACTGAAGTTTTTAAGCGATCGTTGGACTGTGATCACCAAAGATAAGAAGCTCTCCGCACAGTTCGAGCATACGATCGCGGTGACTGATAATGGATATGAGATTTTAACGCTTCCCTAG
- a CDS encoding Uma2 family endonuclease, producing the protein MAQLLTRTTDQRIVLYGDWERFKLIQQGFDETPGAKLAYYQGMIEIFMPGEDHATFVHIIGYLITTFLIDQNIAFKPTGDKTLEREREASAQADQSYWIERPKPFPDLAIEVIFTSGSSAKLARYRILGVLEVWFWQDGTLTLYRLKNGEYEQIDRSELPGLEDLDLDLLKRCILIGETDLAEAVRVFRGIDQPSA; encoded by the coding sequence ATGGCTCAACTACTCACAAGAACGACGGATCAGCGCATTGTGCTGTATGGAGACTGGGAGCGCTTCAAACTGATTCAGCAAGGATTTGATGAAACTCCGGGCGCAAAGCTGGCTTACTACCAAGGAATGATCGAAATTTTTATGCCTGGTGAAGATCATGCGACCTTTGTTCACATTATTGGTTATCTAATCACGACCTTCTTAATCGATCAAAATATTGCATTTAAACCCACTGGTGATAAAACTTTGGAGCGAGAGAGAGAGGCTTCGGCGCAAGCGGATCAGTCCTACTGGATTGAGCGTCCTAAGCCATTTCCTGATTTAGCGATCGAGGTGATTTTTACGAGTGGAAGTTCTGCCAAGCTTGCGAGATATCGGATATTAGGCGTTCTTGAAGTTTGGTTTTGGCAGGATGGGACACTCACGCTCTATCGATTAAAAAATGGGGAATATGAGCAGATCGATCGTAGTGAGCTACCGGGACTTGAAGATCTAGATTTAGATCTGCTGAAGCGCTGCATCCTAATCGGAGAAACGGATCTGGCAGAGGCAGTCCGAGTATTTCGAGGAATTGATCAGCCCAGTGCTTAG
- a CDS encoding DUF2721 domain-containing protein, protein MSIDDTTQLIQLILNSVLMLLACAFVLGGLLLRRSVIENRLQITNVEYFQVLGQLDRANRLSMLQKQIRYLQQRVKSANNGILVMYYALALFVSSTFALAIRTVLEAQWLVTGSMALFVGGTAILLFSVAIVLVDLHHSDRPFWQEMRDILASDLPRKRRIKKIRSRRKVVLR, encoded by the coding sequence ATGAGTATAGACGACACGACCCAATTGATTCAACTGATTCTCAATTCGGTGCTGATGCTGCTTGCCTGTGCGTTTGTTTTGGGTGGGCTACTGCTGCGGCGAAGCGTAATTGAAAATCGTCTGCAAATTACGAATGTGGAATATTTTCAAGTGCTGGGTCAACTCGATCGAGCCAATCGGTTATCTATGCTGCAAAAGCAGATCCGCTATCTGCAACAGCGCGTTAAATCGGCAAATAACGGCATTTTAGTGATGTATTACGCGCTGGCTTTGTTTGTGTCGAGTACGTTTGCGTTAGCAATTCGCACGGTTCTAGAGGCACAATGGCTGGTCACGGGATCGATGGCGCTATTTGTCGGGGGAACTGCGATCTTGTTGTTTAGTGTGGCGATCGTTCTGGTTGATCTGCATCATTCCGATCGTCCCTTCTGGCAAGAAATGCGGGATATTCTCGCATCGGATCTGCCAAGAAAACGCCGGATCAAAAAGATCCGGAGTCGTCGCAAAGTGGTTTTGCGTTAG